Proteins from a single region of Acidobacteriota bacterium:
- a CDS encoding glucose-6-phosphate dehydrogenase, translated as TWRWQGVPFYLTTGKRLDEHVSTIVVTYKPAPVCLFHGRRDDCPIGRNTVTLRIQPDEGFDIGFSVKDPDSPLRVVTQPLSFDYSDAFSDIPDAYRTLVEDILDGDQTLFVRGDEVEESWRIYEDVLDASSRPHPYSAGSRGPRPA; from the coding sequence ATACGTGGCGCTGGCAAGGCGTGCCGTTCTATCTCACAACAGGCAAGCGTCTTGATGAACATGTCAGCACGATTGTTGTTACGTACAAGCCTGCGCCAGTGTGTCTCTTCCACGGCCGTAGAGACGACTGCCCAATCGGCAGAAACACAGTCACGCTAAGGATTCAACCCGACGAGGGGTTCGACATAGGTTTTTCCGTCAAAGATCCCGATTCTCCGCTGCGGGTCGTCACACAGCCTCTCTCATTCGACTATTCCGATGCGTTCAGCGACATTCCAGACGCGTACCGAACACTTGTCGAGGACATCCTCGACGGCGATCAGACATTGTTCGTCCGCGGGGATGAAGTGGAGGAGAGCTGGAGAATATACGAAGACGTTCTCGACGCGTCCTCAAGGCCGCACCCATACTCTGCAGGGAGTCGGGGACCCCGACCAGCA